One stretch of Pyrenophora tritici-repentis strain M4 chromosome 4, whole genome shotgun sequence DNA includes these proteins:
- a CDS encoding BaeS, Signal transduction histidine kinase, producing the protein MVYFPEASRERDLHRYYRPWLDAQSLVDADGGGKPLTYSGFQPQASRDRSLTAFAQLATLRLDTRRAMVSLIDSNRQYILAEATRTLSLFKPVAEEPEDEVWLGNAILNKTDAVCYHTFTSTYAAKEENGDTIEAEGMVIPDCRLDPRFADKDYVKSEPGVRFYAGVPIVTKAGHRIGVYAVSDENPRAGISASELRFMQDVAAAVMEHLELAKDSMDRNKGERMVRGLTQFIERSSAQDMRDDGNRPTTMERQTENSRLTTLDEEEEGGSGTSAHVTASRQAQRKRDTESDAARIFHRAARVIRQSTEADGVVFFDTSTAGIRTHLYDYNRNAGSSDESATHNTDTGDSTTSRRQKKQNSINTSGTTDTSGVDSKPCPVIGLSLREGNAALVHTDFSFNEAAMERYIHRYPYGKFFNYDEDGKGVNSSDEKSERSETEQSDRTGNGTATGNKKPRKKRESFVPTEFLRVLPKVRSLIFLPLWDPASEKWIAGGFIWTTQAGRLMSPDNELPYLQAFGNSVTSEIARLNAQKADRAKTTFIASISHELRSPLHGILGSVEFLRETVASAYQESLVSSIETCGKTLLDTIDHVLDYAKINKLQRGNTGHKHRTTGRNKRLPADNSILGVTSDVDLAQLVEEVCDTVCAGHTFRKTHHIKGSAIYDQAESTTNYKKDASDGQDVEGRDTHGSVAVSLIVAPYVSWIVRSQPGALRRIVMNLLGNALKYTDSGYVAIKMVQNNTTANFMNLSISVEDSGRGMSPEYQRTKLFSPFSQEDPFSSGTGLGLSIVKQIIESLKGEIEVRSTQNVGTVITINMRLPVGLKENAHQDHALLCAPQELKGTSVNIICDMTDTQGGERGKKTKESMENACKNFDMKIIESRHSEKLPDREAPLTEVDFLLTDSASLFQLINGGSNAGRTNRKPLGVVCVCTDTSEKIAVETQLSRHVDTLGWIIEVLTQPCGPRKLARTLLSCQKRAEQHGSERPISRSMSSSIVQPDFQPLSPSRNMAHRSLSDMYPQEVSKQFNPSAGYPSPPLPQQMPTTSTPQASSHSETGEYFNPRVLLVDDNAINLKLLVVFAKRQNLRYEEATNGLEAFNTYKNEANSSSPPSRPFDFVLMDLSMPVMDGLTSTRNIRQFESANGLPKSQIVALTGLASAQDQSDAQEAGVDMYLVKPVKFADIKRVFGGK; encoded by the exons ATGGTCTATTTCCCAGAAGCCTCGCGGGAGCGGGATCTTCATCG ATACTACCGTCCATGGCTCGACGCCCAAAGCCTCGTGGATGCCGACGGCGGTGGCAAGCCATTGACCTACTCCGGATTCCAGCCCCAGGCTTCGCGCGACCGTTCCCTGACGGCTTTTGCCCAACTAGCCACACTGCGCCTAGACACGCGCCGGGCCATGGTCTCGCTCATCGACTCGAATCGACAGTACATTCTCGCCGAAGCAACGCGCACTCTCTCGCTGTTCAAGCCTGTCGCCGAAGAGCCTGAAGACGAAGTCTGGCTGGGCAATGCCATCTTGAACAAGACTGATGCAGTGTGCTACCACACCTTCACCTCGACGTATGCTGCAAAGGAGGAGAATGGCGACACGATCGAAGCCGAGGGCATGGTTATACCCGATTGTAGGCTGGATCCCCGCTTCGCTGACAAGGACTATGTCAAGTCCGAGCCTGGCGTGCGCTTCTATGCAGGCGTTCCCATTGTTACAAAGGCAGGTCATCGCATTGGCGTGTATGCCGTCTCCGACGAGAACCCTCGCGCTGGCATTAGTGCCAGCGAACTGCGCTTCATGCAGGATGTTGCGGCTGCCGTCATGGAGCATCTTGAACTGGCCAAAGATAGCATGGACCGGAACAAGGGTGAGCGCATGGTCCGGGGCTTGACACAGTTCATCGAGCGCTCCTCGGCCCAGGACATGCGTGATGATGGTAATCGGCCTACGACCATGGAGCGCCAGACCGAGAACTCGCGTCTGACGACACTagatgaggaagaggaaggagGCTCTGGTACATCGGCACATGTGACGGCCAGTAGGCAAGCTCAACGCAAGCGTGACACCGAATCAGATGCTGCGCGTATCTTCCACAGGGCTGCTCGTGTGATACGCCAGAGCACCGAGGCGGATGGTGTCGTGTTCTTTGATACGTCGACAGCTGGCATACGCACTCATCTCTACGACTACAATAGAAACGCGGGTAGTAGCGATGAGAGCGCCACCCACAACACTGACACTGGTGATTCGACCACGTCGCGGAggcagaagaagcagaacTCCATCAATACTAGCGGTACAACAGATACGTCTGGGGTAGACAGCAAACCGTGTCCGGTGATTGGACTTTCTTTGCGAGAAGGAAACGCAGCTTTGGTGCACACTGACTTTAGCTTCAACGAGGCTGCTATGGAACGCTACATTCATAGGTATCCTTATGGCAAGTTTTTCAATTATGACGAGGATGGAAAGGGAGTCAATTCGTCTGATGAGAAATCGGAACGCTCCGAAACAGAACAATCGGATCGGACTGGCAATGGTACCGCCACTGGCAACAAGAAACCGCGCAAGAAGCGGGAAAGTTTTGTTCCCACAGAGTTTCTGAGGGTCTTGCCCAAAGTTAGAAGTCTGATATTCCTGCCTTTGTGGGACCCTGCCTCTGAGAAATGGATTGCAGGGGGCTTCATCTGGACCACCCAAGCCGGGAGGCTGATGAGCCCTGACAACGAACTGCCATATCTACAGGCGTTCGGAAATTCAGTGACCAGCGAGATTGCACGACTAAACGCACAAAAGGCCGACCGTGCCAAGACTACCTTTATTGCCTCAATCTCGCACGAGCTACGGTCGCCGCTCCACGGCATCCTCGGCTCTGTCGAGTTCCTGCGTGAGACTGTTGCATCGGCATACCAGGAGTCTCTTGTTTCTTCTATCGAGACATGTGGCAAGACTTTACTTGACACTATTGACCACGTGCTTGACTATGCAAAGATCAACAAACTGCAAAGAGGAAACACCGGCCATAAACATAGAACCACTGGACGCAACAAGAGACTCCCAGCTGATAACTCGATTCTTGGCGTTACTTCCGATGTCGATCTAGCCCAACTAGTCGAGGAGGTGTGCGATACTGTATGCGCTGGGCATACATTTAGGAAGACACATCACATCAAGGGATCTGCCATCTACGATCAGGCTGAAAGCACGACAAACTACAAGAAAGACGCTAGCGATGGCCAGGATGTGGAAGGAAGAGACACTCATGGTTCAGTCGCTGTGTCGCTCATTGTAGCCCCATATGTTAGCTGGATAGTTCGTTCGCAGCCCGGTGCTCTCCGACGGATCGTCATGAACTTACTAGGCAACGCCCTGAAGTATACGGATTCTGGTTATGTTGCCATCAAGATGGTGCAGAACAATACCACTGCCAACTTCATGAATCTGTCTATCAGCGTCGAAGATTCGGGTAGGGGAATGTCACCGGAGTACCAGCGAACCAAGCTCTTTTCCCCATTCAGTCAGGAGGACCCATTCAGCTCTGGTACTGGATTAGGGCTTTCGATCGTCAAACAAATCATCGAATCTCTCAAAGGCGAAATTGAGGTCAGGAGTACTCAGAATGTCGGCACTGTCATCACAATCAACATGCGCCTACCGGTTGGTCTGAAGGAAAACGCGCACCAAGACCATGCCCTTTTATGCGCACCCCAGGAGCTGAAGGGTACATCGGTCAACATTATTTGCGATATGACTGACACCCAAGGTGGTGAACGTGGAAAGAAGACCAAGGAATCCATGGAGAATGCCTGCAAGAACTTCGACATGAAGATTATCGAATCGAGGCACTCCGAGAAGCTCCCCGACAGAGAAGCCCCGCTTACCGAGGTTGACTTCCTTCTCACAGACTCTGCTTCCCTCTTCCAGCTCATAAATGGCGGGTCAAACGCTGGCCGAACTAATAGAAAGCCATTGGGTGTGGTATGCGTCTGTACAGACACATCTGAAAAGATAGCCGTAGAGACTCAACTTTCCAGACATGTCGATACATTGGGCTGGATAATTGAGGTACTTACGCAACCATGCGGCCCACGCAAACTGGCCCGGACACTCTTATCATGCCAAAAGCGCGCCGAGCAGCACGGTAGCGAACGTCCCATCAGCCGATCCATGAGTTCCTCAATAGTTCAACCGGACTTCCAACCCCTCTCTCCCTCCCGCAACATGGCCCATCGCAGCCTCAGCGACATGTACCCCCAGGAAGTCTCCAAACAATTCAACCCATCAGCCGGCTACCCCTCACCGCCCCTCCCCCAACAAATGCCTACAACCTCCACCCCGCAAGCCTCCAGCCACAGCGAAACAGGCGAATACTTCAACCCCCGCGTCCTACTCGTAGACGACAATGCCATCAACCTCAAGctcctcgtcgtcttcgccAAGCGCCAAAATCTGCGCTATGAAGAAGCTACCAACGGCCTAGAAGCGTTTAATACGTATAAGAATGAGGCGAATTCGTCGTCCCCGCCATCAAGACCCTTTGACTTTGTTCTCATGGATCTTAGCATGCCTGTCATGGATGGTCTGACTAGCACACGCAATATCCGCCAGTTCGAAAGCGCGAATGGGCTACCGAAGAGTCAGATTGTGGCGCTCACAGGCTTGGCTAGTGCACAGGATCAGAGTGATGCGCAGGAGGCGGGTGTGGATATGTATCTTGTTAAGCCGGTCAAGTTTGCGGATATCAAGAGGGTGTTTGGTGGGAAGTGA
- a CDS encoding peroxidase 40 precursor, with the protein MYIRNVLIAGFAAASTVEAYGNSTIREEQKIWDVAHLGAPKGKRFLDDIFNMVGGILGGSGGGGDDDEPQCPEVWSQISKTLTEQFLGDGQCTDAARAAIRASFHDCFNGACDGSLILANECSNTENRGMERLCSNLANVATQTRVGVADLIQFAAAHAVKTCPGGPTVPVKVGRQDSSTPGALGVLPGPNVPGDTLVRSFASKGFSPIDLAALVGAHTAAKQRHSNPSKPGTSLDSTVGTWDNRFYSETRRGSAPFTLPSDRNVANHPATAISWTTFAVSKGAWDAAFVPAMVKLGMMGVESDGLIDCTSALPGGSRKRDIKNSNIFDRLNW; encoded by the exons ATGTATATTCGCAATGTCCTCATCGCCGGCTTTGCGGCTGCCAGCACAGTCGAAGCCTACGGCAACTCTACAATCCGAGAAGAGCAAAAGATCTGGGACGTCGCCCACCTCGGCGCACCAAAGGGAAAGCGTTTCCTCGATGACATCTTCAACATGGTCGGAGGCATCCTAGGCGGCTCCGGCGGTggcggtgatgatgatgagcCGCAATGCCCTGAAGTCTGGTCGCAAATCTCAAAGACACTCACCGAACAATTCCTCGGAGACGGACAATGCACAGACGCCGCTCGTGCTGCTATCCGCGCCTCCTTCCATGATTGCTTCAACGGCGCATGCGACGGTTCCCTCATCCTCGCAAACGAGTGTTCGAACACCGAAAACCGGGGTATGGAGCGTCTATGCAGTAACCTCGCCAATGTGGCCACACAAACCAGAGTCGGTGTAgcagacctcatccaattCGCTGCTGCACACGCTGTCAAGACATGTCCTGGTGGCCCTACCGTTCCCGTTAAAGTTGGTCGTCAAGACTCCAGCACACCGGGTGCTCTTGGTGTACTACCCGGCCCCAATGTTCCAGGAGACACTTTGGTCCGATCATTCG CATCCAAAGGCTTCAGCCCCATCGACCTCGCTGCCCTCGTCGGCGCACATACCGCAGCCAAACAACGCCACAGCAACCCCTCCAAGCCCGGTACTTCGCTCGACTCCACCGTTGGCACTTGGGACAATAGGTTCTATTCCGAGACCAGGCGCGGTAGTGCGCCGTTCACTCTCCCGTCAGACAGGAACGTTGCAAACCACCCGGCCACCGCAATTTCCTGGACTACCTTTGCTGTCAGCAAGGGCGCGTGGGATGCAGCCTTCGTGCCTGCAATGGTTAAGCTGGGTATGATGGGTGTAGAGAGCGATGGTCTCATCGACTGTACTTCTGCGCTACCCGGCGGTAGCAGGAAGAGGGACATTAAGAACAGCAACATCTTCGACAGGTTGAACTGGTAG
- a CDS encoding Pyr-redox-3 multi-domain protein gives MANAINEKQGETPYYPVLIIGAGASGIATGCQLKQKLGFDQFKIVDRQSGIGGTWWINRYPGVQCDVPTSLYSFSFAPNYTSKRLYPTGEEFREYLHDITARYQLAPHIQLNTDVKELRWIESDGQWEVTLQHLVPGVGDLSTRDREDKAAASGHDSVYLQEEVVRAKTVVSCVGILVEPNPWPTSIPGRDTFKGEVFHSARWRDDINLNGKDIIVLGTGCSAAQVVPSLLKEPYQVKSLTQIGRSAPWVMPRLSEPFGQETYAKYAPTIYKWLPFLGYVNRVLIYLLVEVIWSTVFQMKHKKWRAAIEKQQLEMMRSIVPEKYHNLMTPDYPYGCKRRVFDTEWLPSMHKPNYALTNRRILAVDGSELVLGPEVVPDGVDVKGASTEERVHADVIILANGFEATRWLHPLSVYGRDGVALQDVWKQRGGPAAYMGMAVDGFPNFFIAVGPNTANGHHSLILTTENTVSYILKMIKPIIRGQVDQVEVKKEAVTAWTEDVKQGLEKTVFVGCRSWYLDEEGYNSTMYPRSQTDFTLKCMFPKYADWNALSSGATVPLRGSGFATLGASVIAVAAAAWYAATKFM, from the exons ATGGCGAACGCTATCAATGAGAAACAAGGCGAAACGCCTTACTATCCTGTTCTGATCATTGGAGCGGGTGCAAGTGGTATCGCGACCGGTTGTCAACTCAAGCAGAAGCTCGGGTTTGATCAGTTCAAGATTGTTGATCGTCAGTCTGGCATTGGTG GGACTTGGTGGATAAATCGATACCCCGGAGTG CAATGCGACGT GCCGACCTCGTTGTACTCGTTCTCCTTCGCACCAAACTACACATCCAAACGTCTGTACCCGACTGGGGAAGAGTTTCGCGAGTACCTGCATGACATTACCGCAAGATATCAGTTGGCGCCGCACATACAATTGAACACTGATGTAAAGGAATTACGGTGGATAGAGTCCGACGGGCAATGGGAAGTCACGCTCCAGCATCTGGTTCCTGGAGTTGGTGATCTCAGTACCCGAGACCGAGAAGACAAAGCTGCTGCATCCGGCCACGACTCAGTATACCTACAAGAGGAGGTTGTGCGCGCCAAAACAGTTGTAAGCTGCGTAGGAATTCTTGTCGAGCCGAACCCCTGGCCAACTTCCATCCCCGGACGGGATACCTTCAAGGGTGAAGTGTTCCACTCTGCACGTTGGCGTGACGATATCAATCTAAATGGGAAGGACATCATCGTCCTTGGAACTGGCTGCAGCGCCGCACAGGTAGTGCCTTCGCTGCTCAAAGAGCCCTACCAGGTGAAATCTCTCACACAGATCGGGCGATCAGCACCATGGGTAATGCCTCGACTTTCTGAGCCATTTGGGCAAGAGACTTATGCAAAGTACGCTCCCACGATCTACAAATGGCTTCCGTTTCTTGGATATGTGAACCGCGTGTTGATATACCTCCTTGTGGAAGTCATTTGGTCGACAGTTTTCCAGATGAAGCACAAGAAATGGCGCGCTGCTATCGAGAAACAGCAGCTGGAGATGATGCGAAGCATAGTACCTGAGAAGTACCACAATCTCATGACTCCTGACTATCCGTATGGCTGTAAGAGACGTGTTTTTGATACCGAGTGGCTACCTAGCATGCACAAGCCAAACTACGCGCTTACAAACCGCCGAATTCTAGCTGTAGACGGAAGCGAGTTGGTTTTGGGGCCAGAGGTTGTGCCTGACGGAGTGGATGTGAAGGGTGCGTCAACTGAAGAGCGCGTCCATGCCGACGTAATCATCCTCGCAAATGGTTTTGAGGCAACTCGTTGGCTGCATCCGCTTTCCGTGTACGGTCGAGACGGTGTCGCTCTGCAGGATGTGTGGAAGCAGCGTGGAGGCCCCGCTGCTTACATGGGCATGGCAGTTGATGGTTTTCCAAACTTCTTCATTGCCGTCGGGCCCAACACCGCAAATGGTCATCACTCTCTTATCCTTACGACCGAAAACACCGTGTCATATATCCTGAAGATGATCAAACCCATCATACGCGGCCAAGTCGATCAAGTGGAGGTCAAGAAAGAAGCTGTGACGGCCTGGACCGAAGATGTGAAGCAAGGTCTGGAAAAGACCGTCTTCGTTGGTTGTCGAAGCTGGTACCTGGACGAGGAGGGTTACAACTCGACCATGTATCC GCGTTCGCAGACAGACTTCACTCTGAAGTGCATGTTTCCAAAGTATGCTGATTGGAATGCTTTGTCTTCAGGGGCGACGGTGCCTCTTCGAGGTAGTGGGTTCGCTACACTGGGTGCGTCTGTGATTGCAGTAGCGGCTGCAGCTTGGTATGCTGCTACAAAGTTCATGTAA
- a CDS encoding BBE multi-domain protein: MTIVGAADPSVGLGGFLTGGGHSPLGSLHGMAVDNILELSLVTPTGDIITASPCRNSDIFWAVRGGGGATFGVLVNATLRAYPVPTIALARFEFNSSLVEATSNSNNAFYAAAASVIADMPTLYSKGLAGYFSLMPISTPNDSLPQMNFAFLIYLLNGPLGQLQGALDPIMSRLNTTPELTTSITTQYVPNYLGFQSSFFVADKVGNNRLTVSRLWDEEAVAKKSGVEQTLRKFSSQMLQGTCVSGEGVRNKSSDDSALNPVWRRTVVEMMSGIPYPLGADASKRDNTMTQADMLSTALSEQAPNMGTYSNEAWIHQADFRKAFWGEHYARLLAIKRRIDPKGVFWCQWCVGAEDWMLSDDGALCKA, from the exons ATGACTATTGTTGGGGCAGCCGATCCCAGCGTTGGTCTCGGTGGCTTCCTAACAGGTGGAGGACACAGCCCTCTCGGCTCTCTTCACGGCATGGCCGTTGACAACATCCTGGAGTTGTCTTTGGTAACTCCAACCGGTGACATCATAACAGCCAGTCCTTGCCGAAATTCCGATATTTTCTGGGCTGTGAGAGGA GGAGGCGGGGCAACCTTTGGGGTCCTTGTGAATGCAACCCTACGAGCGTACCCGGTACCGACCATAGCATTGGCAAGGTTTGAGTTCAACTCTAGTCTTGTTGAGGCGACAAGTAACAGCAACAATGCCTTTTACGCTGCCGCAGCCTCAGTCATCGCAGATATGCCTACACTATACTCGAAAGGGCTTGCTGGATACTTCTCCTTGATGCCTATCAGTACCCCCAACGACAGCTTGCCTCAGATGAACTTTGCGTTTTTGATCTATCTCTTGAATGGCCCTCTTGGGCAACTACAGGGAGCTTTGGACCCAATTATGAGCCGATTAAACACCACTCCGGAGCTGACAACGTCGATAACAACGCAATACGTTCCCAACTACCTTGGCTTCCAGTCGTCATTCTTTGTAGCTGATAAGGTTGGGAACAATCGTCTTACTGTTAGTAGACTCTGGGACGAGGAAGCGGTTGCAAAAAAAAGCGGCGTTGAACAAACATTGCGAAAGTTCTCTAGTCAAATGCTGCAGGGAACATGTGTTAGTGGTGAGGGCGTACGGAACAAGTCAAGCGATGATAGTGCCTTGAATCCTGTTTGGAGACGTACTGTGGTAGAGATGA TGAGTGGCATACCCTATCCTCTGGGAGCGGATGCATCAAAACGAGACAATACGATGACGCAGGCTGACATGCTTTCAACAGCACTCAGCGAGCAAGCCCCAAATATGGGGACGTATTCAAACGAAGCTTGGATCCACCAGGCTGACTTTCGCAAGGCATTCTGGGGCGAGCACTACGCGAGGCTGTTGGCGATCAAAAGGCGCATTGATCCCAAGGGGGTTTTCTGGTGTCAGTGGTGCGTCGGAGCTGAAGATTGGATGCTAAGTGACGATGGTGCTCTTTGTAAAGCGTAA